Proteins co-encoded in one Bemisia tabaci chromosome 9, PGI_BMITA_v3 genomic window:
- the LOC109037766 gene encoding arylsulfatase B, translating to MVSNIWAALICVVFVVTRAAATYNQKRPHIIYILADDLGWNDVGYHGSNAIQTPNIDALAYDGIILDKFYVNPLCTPSRAALMTGKYPIRTGMQHFVLYGAEPRGLPLRERLLPEYLRDLGYVNHLVGKWHLGHYKRKYTPLYRGFHSHLGFWTGRHDFFDHTACENGTWGLDMRREMEPAYDLHGEYTTDVLTRRATALIQRHDPSKPMFMYMSHAAMHSGNPYNPIPVPENLAGTMFSNIPDYHRRRYAVALHLLDQSVGAMVEALSERKMLENTIIIFSTDNGGPAAGFNINAASNWPLRGVKSTLWEGGVRGAAFVWSPMFKNPGRVSNQLMDITYWLPTLLSAANKKMDVCPRSDEDDDVDDDSPVTEDDYGYDSNDNNDRRRSLPADSNSRKIRGCSKLDGRDVWDALVNDKPYNTTTILHNIDQIDGNAALRYGKWKYVNGTVFRGIGDAIFGPSERGPENGYNVSLVLSSKTSQILQKMNRGASPEKIRSLRQQSTVVCSSRNGTTCNPNKGPCLFNIDEDPCERNNVAEANPAVLRDLENRLAKFQRTSMPPGNLPLDERGNPEHWNYVWTNFGDYLNLPDDIPPRGEPLLPVTEAVFACSRNGGRVI from the exons ATGGTCTCAAATATCTGGGCCGCTTTGATATGTGTAGTGTTTGTAGTGACACGAGCAGCCGCCACCTATAATCAAAAACGCCCGCACATTATATACATTTTAGCCGATGATTTG GGGTGGAATGATGTGGGATACCATGGCTCGAACGCAATTCAGACCCCAAACATTGATGCTCTTGCTTACGATGGCATCATTCTTGACAAGTTTTACGTCAATCCTCTCTGCACACCATCCAGAGCCGCCTTGATGACCGGCAAATATCCAATCCGAACAG GTATGCAGCACTTCGTTTTGTACGGTGCAGAACCTCGTGGGCTACCATTGAGGGAAAGACTCCTGCCAGAGTACCTCAGAGATCTTGGTTACGTGAACCATTTAGTAGGCAAGTGGCATCTTGGCCACTACAAAAGGAAATATACACCTCTGTATAGAGGTTTCCATTCCCACCTCGGCTTTTGGACAGGTCGACATGATTTCTTCGATCATACTGCTTGCGAAAAT GGAACGTGGGGTCTGGACATGCGGCGAGAGATGGAGCCGGCCTACGACTTGCACGGCGAGTACACGACCGATGTACTCACTCGGCGAGCGACCGCCCTGATCCAAAGACACGATCCATCGAAGCCCATGTTCATGTACATGTCACACGCTGCCATGCACTCCGGCAACCCGTACAACCCAATCCCTGTACCAGAGAACCTAGCCGGCACCATGTTCTCTAACATCCCGGACTACCACCGCAGGAGGTACGCCG TTGCGCTACACCTACTAGACCAGTCCGTTGGAGCAATGGTGGAAGCCCtgtctgaaagaaaaatgttggagAATACCATCATCATTTTTTCAACGGACAATGGAGGCCCGGCTGCTGGATTTAATATCAACGCAGCCTCAAACTGGCCACTGAGAGGC GTCAAAAGCACCCTTTGGGAGGGTGGTGTGAGAGGCGCAGCCTTTGTTTGGAGCCCAATGTTCAAAAATCCGGGCAGAGTCTCTAACCAACTAATGGACATCACCTACTGGCTTCCTACCCTTCTCTCCGCTGCGAATAAAAAGATGGATGTTTG TCCGCGGAGTGATGAAGATGACGATGTGGACGATGACTCTCCTGTCACTGAGGATGACTATGGTTACGATAGTAACGATAATAATGATCGACGACGATCACTGCCAGCGGATAGTAATTCGAGGAAAATTCG CGGCTGCAGTAAACTAGACGGGAGGGACGTTTGGGACGCTTTGGTTAACGATAAACCATACAACACAACAACGATACTCCACAACATCGACCAAATCGATGGGAATGCGGCTCTTCGTTACGGAAAATGGAAATATGTGAACG gaactgtgtTTCGCGGGATCGGAGATGCCATATTCGGCCCTTCAGAACGGGGCCCAGAGAATGGATACAATGTGAGCTTAGTTCTCAGCAGCAAAACTAGTCAAATTCTACAGAAAATGAATCGAGGTGCTTCACCTGAAAAG ATCCGGAGTTTAAGGCAACAATCAACAGTGGTTTGTTCGAGTCGGAACGGTACCACTTGCAATCCCAACAAAGGTCCGTGCCTCTTCAACATCGATGAAGATCCGTGCGAGAGAAATAACGTGGCTGAAGC GAATCCAGCGGTGTTGAGGGATCTAGAAAACCGACTGGCCAAGTTCCAGAGGACCTCCATGCCTCCAGGGAACCTTCCTCTGGACGAACGCGGGAACCCGGAGCACTGGAACTACGTCTGGACCAACTTCGGAGACTACCTCAACCTCCCCGACGATATCCCACCCAGAGGAGAACCCCTTCTCCCGGTTACCGAGGCCGTCTTTGCCTGCTCCAGAAACGGCGGACGAGTTATTTGA